Proteins encoded in a region of the Anopheles ziemanni chromosome 2, idAnoZiCoDA_A2_x.2, whole genome shotgun sequence genome:
- the LOC131281134 gene encoding zinc carboxypeptidase-like — protein MVFKSAFLLLCLAAGLLQGEQVRYDNYRVYEVAIANQQQLEVFQHLERYPDGYLFWESPVQTNMKVNIVVPPHKFAEFEELSGHLEVASRLRIPNLQQLIDEESPKKSRRAFGWEEYQTLEDIYTWIDEQVAQYPTILTVETIGRSYENREVKAVKMSYKSGNPGVFIEANIHAREWITSATVTWLINEFLTSTDPNVRDLAENYDWYILPVVNPDGFHYTKTTNRLWRKNRYPHSVLCYGVDMNRNFPGHWMEGGASAIPCSDTFGGPEAGSEIETQNIMNYFISVKDNIHAYLSFHSYGQYILFPFGHEGAEYSENYYDMMEMGEAAAVAIYNRFGTLYEIGTTSDVLYIASGSSPDWAHGTHGTPVAATFEFRDNGYHGFILPPDQILPNAMEVLDGLVAFFRKGKDIGYFTV, from the exons ATGGTCTTCAAGTCGGCTTTTTTACTACTCTGTTTAGCGGCCGGATTGCTCCAGGGTGAGCAGGTCCGGTACGACAACTATCGGGTGTACGAGGTAGCCATtgccaaccagcagcagctggagGTATTCCAGCACTTGGAGCGATACCCAGATGGA TATCTCTTTTGGGAATCTCCCGTGCAAACGAACATGAAAGTTAACATTGTGGTGCCACCTCATAAGTTTGCCGAGTTTGAAGAGCTAAGTGGTCACCTGGAAGTCGCTAGCCGTCTAAGAATTCCGAATCTTCAACA GCTCATTGATGAGGAAAGTCCGAAAAAGTCACGACGTGCGTTTGGCTGGGAGGAATATCAAACTCTGGAAGATATCTATACCTGGATCGACGAACAGGTCGCTCAGTATCCGACCATTCTGACGGTGGAAACCATCGGTCGATCGTACGAGAATCGTGAAGTGAAAGCGGTCAAGATGTCGTACAAGTCTGGTAACCCGGGAGTTTTCATCGAAGCTAACATTCACGCACGCGAATGGATTACGTCCGCCACCGTAACGTGGTTGATCAACGAGTTCCTTACCTCCACTGACCCCAACGTGCGTGATCTGGCGGAAAACTACGACTGGTACATCTTACCGGTGGTGAATCCCGATGGTTTCCATTATACCAAAACGACCAACCGTTTGTGGCGCAAGAACCGCTACCCACACAGTGTGCTCTGCTACGGAGTGGACATGAACCGCAACTTCCCCGGTCACTGGATGG AGGGTGGTGCATCGGCGATCCCATGTTCGGACACTTTCGGTGGACCTGAGGCTGGCTCGGAAATTGAAACGCAGAATATCATGAACTACTTCATCAGCGTCAAGGACAACATCCATGCCTATTTGTCGTTCCACTCGTACGGTCAGTACATCCTCTTCCCATTTGGTCATGAAGGAGCGGAGTATTCCGAGAATTACTATGACATGATGGAGATGGGCGAAGCTGCAGCTGTTGCAATCTATAACCGATTCGGTACCCTGTACGAAATTGGTACTACATCCGATGTTTTAT ATATTGCCTCTGGATCTTCACCCGACTGGGCCCACGGTACGCACGGTACTCCGGTGGCTGCGACCTTCGAGTTCCGCGATAATGGTTACCACGGATTCATCCTACCTCCGGATCAAATTTTACCAAACGCAATGGAAGTGCTCGATGGGTTGGTTGCTTTCTTCCGCAAGGGGAAGGATATTGGCTACTTCACCGTCTAA
- the LOC131293508 gene encoding uncharacterized protein LOC131293508: protein MEIKISSVFLVACALALLATVDGKLRYENYGVYKIDITNADQLTLLQRLESSPNGYTFLEYPAQVNTSVEVVIPPSEKFSADRLFKKHSIGSTLLTSNLKQYYKQILDKERPSRRKLEGFGWDDYHTLEEIYEWIDEMVSQYPSVLSVDTIGQTYEGRDMKVIKLSYKSGNVGIYIDANIHAREWITSATITWVLNELLTSEEPNVRFIAENYDWYIVPVANPDGFAYTHTTERLWRKTRTQHNLLCYGTDPNRNFNFQWNNGGTSTTPCSDTYSGPAPESEVEVSNLTTFIRSIAANVKLALSIHSRGQYILFPFGYTNAPRAYNYQDLLQVGQRASVDMYKLYNKPYRVGTTADALYIASGISVDWAFAVGGIPLSYTYELRDQGEFGFILPAEQIVPNGEELLEGFIAMIDEARVLGYMTMWIKLAFFVLAACATGGSAEQARFDNYRVYEVSIDTARQLQALQQLELNSDGYSFWESPVQTNMRLSIVVPPHKFAHFEELSKALALKTRLQIEDFQKVIDAERPNRSTRATFGWTDYYTVEEIYAWMDEIVAQNPSILTGTVYGRSFEGRDLKAIKLSQKAGNPGIFIEANIHAREWISSATATWLLNELLTSTNPAVQDLAQNYDWYFIMVANPDGLAYTKTTNRQWRKTRQPVNDLCVGTDPNRNFDYFWMNGGASSVPCSDTFAGPAPFSEPETKAMADYYATIADRINIQFSFHSYGQYLLTPFGFSGAPQPSNNADLQQIATVTAAAIQATFGTRYTYGNSASVLYVTSGSTVDYFVGVHGTRLGYTFEFRDTGATGFVLPANQIIPNGQETLNGLIAFVAEAKRLGYV, encoded by the exons atggaaataaaaatttcctcTGTGTTTTTGGTGGCGTGTGCGTTGGCTTTGCTAGCCACCGTAGATGGGAAACTTCGCTATGAAAACTATGGAGTGTACAAAATCGATATCACGAACGCTGATCAGCTGACCTTACTTCAAAGGCTAGAATCGTCGCCGAATGGG TATACGTTTCTAGAGTATCCTGCTCAGGTGAACACGAGCGTGGAAGTTGTGATTCCACCGAGCGAAAAGTTTAGCGCAGACAGACTTTTCAAGAAGCACAGCATCGGATCAACACTGCTTACGTCCAATCTAAAACAGTACTACAAGCA GATACTCGATAAGGAGCGTCCGTCCCGCAGGAAGCTGGAGGGCTTTGGTTGGGATGATTACCACACGCTAGAGGAAATCTACGAATGGATCGACGAAATGGTATCGCAGTACCCGTCGGTGCTGTCGGTGGATACGATCGGTCAAACGTATGAAGGCCGGGACATGAAAGTAATCAAGCTTTCGTATAAATCCGGCAACGTGGGTATTTACATCGACGCAAATATACATGCCCGCGAGTGGATAACGTCGGCAACGATTACGTGGGTCTTGAACGAGCTACTTACGTCGGAAGAACCCAACGTGAGGTTTATCGCTGAAAACTACGACTGGTACATCGTTCCCGTGGCCAATCCGGATGGTTTTGCGTACACACATACCACG gAACGTCTGTGGCGCAAAACCAGAACTCAGCATAATCTACTTTGCTATGGGACAGATCCGAACCGAAATTTTAACTTCCAGTGGAACA ATGGAGGAACTTCAACAACACCCTGCTCGGATACCTATTCAGGCCCGGCACCAGAATCCGAGGTTGAAGTAAGCAATTTGACCACTTTCATCAGATCGATCGCCGCCAACGTCAAGCTGGCATTGTCGATTCACTCTCGCGGCCAGTACATTCTGTTTCCATTTGGTTACACTAATGCACCAAGAGCTTACAACTACCAAGACCTGCTGCAGGTCGGACAGCGGGCCTCAGTTGACATGTACAAGCTGTACAACAAACCCTACCGCGTGGGTACGACCGCAGATGCCCTTT ATATTGCATCGGGTATCTCCGTTGATTGGGCATTCGCCGTCGGTGGAATCCCGTTGTCGTACACCTACGAGCTGCGTGATCAGGGAGAGTTCGGATTTATACTGCCGGCCGAGCAGATTGTACCGAACGGTGAAGAGTTGTTGGAAGGATTCATAGCCATGATTGACGAGGCCAGAGTGCTGGGATACAT GACGATGTGGATCAAGCTTGCTTTCTTCGTACTGGCCGCCTGCGCCACCGGTGGCTCCGCCGAACAGGCCCGGTTCGACAACTACCGCGTCTATGAGGTTTCCATCGACACCGCCCGGCAGCTGCAGGCATTGCAGCAGCTGGAACTGAACTCCGATGGATACAGCTTCTGGGAGTCGCCGGTGCAGACCAACATGCGGCTCAGCATCGTTGTGCCACCGCACAAGTTTGCCCACTTCGAGGAACTGTCCAAGGCACTGGCCCTTAAGACGCGACTGCAGATTGAGGACTTCCAGAA AGTGATCGATGCCGAGCGTCCGAACCGTAGCACTCGCGCTACCTTTGGCTGGACCGACTACTACACTGTCGAAGAGATCTATGCCTGGATGGACGAAATTGTCGCTCAGAACCCATCCATCCTGACCGGCACGGTGTACGGCAGATCCTTCGAAGGACGCGATTTGAAGGCTATCAAGCTGTCGCAAAAGGCCGGCAATCCCGGTATCTTCATTGAGGCCAATATTCACGCACGTGAATGGATCTCGTCCGCCACCGCTACCTGGCTGCTGAACGAGCTGCTCACCTCTACCAACCCGGCCGTGCAGGATCTGGCACAGAACTACGATTGGTACTTCATCATGGTGGCCAATCCAGACGGTTTGGCCTACACCAAGACCACC AACCGTCAATGGCGCAAGACCCGTCAGCCAGTGAACGACCTGTGTGTCGGAACTGACCCGAACCGCAACTTCGACTACTTCTGGATGA ACGGTGGAGCTTCTTCGGTACCGTGCTCCGATACTTTCGCCGGACCGGCACCATTCTCCGAGCCGGAAACGAAGGCTATGGCCGATTACTACGCAACCATTGCGGACAGAATCAACATTCAGTTCTCGTTCCACTCCTATGGTCAATACCTGTTGACTCCGTTCGGTTTTAGCGGAGCACCTCAGCCGTCCAACAACGCCGACTTGCAGCAGATTGCCACCGTAACGGCTGCCGCCATTCAGGCTACTTTCGGCACGCGTTACACCTACGGTAACAGTGCCAGCGTGCTGT ACGTCACCTCTGGAAGCACAGTCGACTACTTCGTTGGAGTCCATGGAACGAGGCTGGGATACACCTTCGAGTTCCGCGACACCGGAGCCACCGGATTCGTGCTGCCTGCCAATCAGATCATTCCTAATGGCCAGGAAACCCTTAATGGACTCATTGCCTTCGTCGCCGAAGCCAAGCGTTTGGGATACGTGTAA
- the LOC131281446 gene encoding zinc carboxypeptidase-like, which produces MFRNSFILLALLFLAARSELVRYDNYHLYRVEIATQEQLTVLQQVELYGNGYLFLDSPVQSRMNLSILVPPHKLDDYRQLERNLHLRSRLATPNFQSIIDAENVPRKAKRSEGFGWEEYQSLEAIYEWLDELAAQYPSVLSVESIGRTYEGREMKLVKLSQQPGNPGIFLEANIHAREWITSATVTWLLNELLTSQDPAVQELAVNYDWYILPVANPDGFHYTKTTNRLWRKNRYPHTVLCAGVDLNRNFPYHWMEGGASAVACNDIFAGPEPASEIETKNTIAYYETIVDRIELHLQFHSYGQYILLPYGYQDADYPDNYSDQMDIAEAAASGFATRYNTRYTFGTIADVLYVDSGSTTDWSHGYHKTPLSMCFEFRDNGPYGFVLPADQIIPNAEETLDAMIAMLAKAKTMGYFNRT; this is translated from the exons atgtttcgaaacagttttattttactcgCGTTACTTTTCCTAGCCGCAAGAAGCGAGCTAGTTCGATATGATAATTATCATCTCTATCGAGTGGAGATTGCGACCCAAGAGCAATTAACTGTGTTGCAGCAAGTGGAGCTTTACGGAAATGGA TATCTCTTTCTCGATTCTCCCGTGCAAAGTCGCATGAATCTAAGCATTCTAGTGCCACCTCACAAATTGGATGACTACCGACAGCTGGAGAGAAATTTACACCTTAGATCCCGACTAGCTACGCCCAACTTTCAATCCATCATCGACGCGGAAAATGTTCCCCGCAAGGCGAAACGTAGCGAGGGTTTCGGATGGGAAGAATATCAGTCTTTGGAGGCCATTTACGAATGGCTCGACGAATTGGCCGCTCAATATCCATCGGTGCTATCCGTCGAAAGCATTGGCCGCACGTACGAAGGTCGTGAGATGAAACTGGTTAAGCTGTCTCAACAACCCGGCAATCCGGGAATCTTTCTCGAGGCCAATATTCATGCCCGTGAATGGATCACCTCGGCAACCGTCACTTGGCTGCTGAACGAGCTGCTTACATCACAGGACCCGGCGGTGCAGGAGTTGGCAGTCAACTACGACTGGTACATACTCCCCGTCGCCAATCCGGACGGTTTTCATTACACCAAGACGACCAATCGTTTGTGGCGTAAGAACCGTTACCCACATACCGTCCTATGCGCTGGGGTCGATCTGAACCGGAACTTCCCTTACCACTGGATGGAAGGCGGAGCATCCGCAGTGGCCTGTAACGATATTTTCGCCGGACCGGAACCTGCCTCGGAGATTGAGACAAAGAATACGATCGCGTACTACGAAACGATCGTCGATCGAATTGAGCTGCACCTGCAGTTCCATTCGTATGGTCAGTACATTCTTCTACCGTACGGCTACCAGGATGCTGACTATCCGGACAACTATTCTGACCAGATGGATATAGCTGAGGCGGCCGCATCCGGTTTTGCCACGCGCTACAACACACGGTACACGTTTGGAACGATCGCAGATGTGTTGT ATGTCGACTCTGGCTCTACTACTGATTGGTCTCACGGTTATCACAAAACCCCACTCTCGATGTGCTTCGAGTTTCGCGATAATGGCCCGTACGGGTTCGTCCTACCAGCCGACCAGATTATACCGAACGCTGAAGAGACCCTCGATGCAATGATAGCGATGCTGGCTAAGGCCAAAACAATGGGTTATTTCAACCGAACCTGA